The Biomphalaria glabrata chromosome 6, xgBioGlab47.1, whole genome shotgun sequence genomic interval aatagtaataaataaaaacttcgaaaagttctttgtttctttttttttttttttttttgtatttattttctaaccaAATTTTAGGGTAAagataaaattaattagtttacatttttgtttattagtttaagtaaagttcccctttcagaccatgcggtctttatggcggatgatgttaaggtcatctgtttcttttgccaAGGGTTAaatagcagggtgtcatgtgccagcacaacgaccaactgcctttacattttcccaactaatgtcaggtacccattagacctgCGAGGACTCAGAGgatccctaaagatcccgaattaaaattaccagtcttcaccaggattcgaacccggaactgattcggaagccaagcgctttacaactcagccaccacgaCTCATAACAGATATTAAACAGATATTAAACTACTATTGATATTCTTGTatatttgttgaattttttGCTATCCCCCCCCCTAACCAAACAAAAGTCATGTGCCCATTTGAGTTGGGGCGcccaaaatcccattcttcaccgagACTCGAACCCAGGtctccaggttcggaagccaagcgcacaattttttaaaaactttttctttaggtttcatTATTTCACAACCACATTTCTTAgtgataatttttgttttgattccTAATTTTAAAGAGTGCTCTTATCCTTTCCTTGTTTAGATCAGCGTTACCGTTCTTGTGAGGAGCTCTTCTCATTTTTCAACTTTCAAAGCTTACAAGCTTGGGCTGGACATCGTTAAAGACATGCTTGAAGACTTTGTTTTGAACCCCAGCACGGCCATCATCTTGATCTCCAGCGCAGCTCTGCTTACCATTTACGGAATGACGAAGAGATCTCATCTTCCGCCAAGCCCAGGCTGGTCACTGCCAGTCATTGGACACCTGTATATGATGGAAAGCAATCCCAGAAAACAATTTCTTGATTGGGGAAAAAGGTGGTGTACTTAGCGTCACgtcatttaaaatgatttgaaatgtttagagttgatttttttttaaagtagccaTTTAACAATTgatgtcattattttttaaaacatattcagTTCATGGGCGTAAACGGAAAGAGGAGTTGGGGGTTTACCCCCCAACCGCCCTGAAAtgaaatcctggctacgcccatgaatcagttgattgtattatttatttattgtgacCCAAGAATCACAGGAATTGGTAGTGCTTAATTAAAGGATTAGTGCCAGATATAGTAAAGTAaattaaagtttccctttcttcagaccatgcggtctatagggcagatgtaaaggtcatatgtttctgtggccagggttaacgagggtgtcatgtggccaggataatgaccaatcacctttacttttcatCAACTAATGggagactcagaggcgctcccgaaattaaatttattagtattcaccaggattcgaacccggggcccaccggttcggaagccaagcgctttaccactcagccacagcgcctcatGACAGATAATATACTATTATTGATATAACTGTATATTTGTTGCACGTGTAGGCTAGGTAGTAAAAGGTGTTTTCGACAAGACATATGTTTAATTGGTTCATCCTATACAGACTAGGTCCTCTGGTGTCTCTGAAAATGGGCAGCCATCTTGCGGTCGTTCTCTATGGCTATGACACTATCAAAGAAGCTTTTGTCAAACATGCTGATGTGTTTTCCAACCGACCTAAGACATTTATAACACAGATCCTCGGAAAAGATAAaggtatatttatttatttagaatttGTTGCATTCTCTTAGTGCCAAGTATTAATACGTACACAACATAATTTTCTTATTCTATGGCCTACTTCAGTCATGAAGAAACTTAGTATcgtctcatagaaatgagataaacgcctgggcattagctatagTCCTGACAATAGCGTTCACACAATTTCCCCCCTCTCCAGCaaataatatctatctatctatctatctatctatctatctatctatctatctatctatctatctatctatctatctatctatctatctatctatccatccatccatccatccatccatctatctatctatctatctatctatctatctatctatctatctatctatctatctatctatatctatatctataacaTCTATATACATTAAGAAAAGGCTTTAGCCGATGCATTTTGGGATCAGAAGAGTCgtagggtgtagcactgtgtgttGCAAGCTGCCTAAGGGACAACGGccccttcatttttttttcatggttgACTCCAGAAGGCTTTCCAATGTTTGGGTATAACTGTTTGAATACAGAGTTTTCCTCCCCTTTTTGAGTAGCGAGCCCCTCCATGGCCTCTTCATTCAGTGATGACAGTTTCGCCGGACCCAATTTTCTAAGCCActcgtgaaggccaggagctggactggctgtcagaggctatttgagactcATCCCATTGAAAGCATTTTATAGATAGAGGAGTGCtttatccattaccacttccagcAATAACAATAACCTGTTCTAAGATAAATACGAGAATACATCCTTTACTACTGATATCTGAGCATTGATGATAGGGACACAAGAAATACCAATAAAAATGACATAATTTTAGactcagaattaaaaaaaaaatcagcacaGTAACATGCATTCAACATAATTGTAACTGATTTTAAGTAACATTTGATATTTTGCTTGCCAATGTTTAGGTTTCGTAACGTCGACCAATCAATGGAAAAAACAGAGAAAAGTCGGCTCAGAGATTTTACGACATTTAGGGCTGGGCTCCAACGTGATGGAAGAAAAAGTACAAGAAGGGATCACTGAGCTTATTGACCAACTGGACAAGAGTCAATGTGCTCTCATTAATCCACGTCGCCTTATTTCACTGAGTATATCTAGAATTATCACAACACTTGTATTTGGTCAAGACTTCCGGTATTTAgagtttttagtgttttttttacgtagtaaattaaatttctttaaaactaaatgtttaatttgCCATCTTGGCAATTAgcgaaaacaacaacaacaacaacaaaacttagAAACTAACGAACAATTAATAAACGTACAACTAATGAAAAAATTTACCAAAATTATGTTGACCTTTTTTCTTCCTAAAATTCAGATACAAAGATGAACAAATGGCAGAGTGCGCCAGCCTTATAGGAGACCAGGTTTCTTTACTAGAGGGCGCTGCTGTACTGAACTTTTTGCCTTTTCTAAGACACTTACCAGGAGATATTTTCAAGTGAGCAGTACCTCGAGTACTTTAGCGTTGAAATTACTAAAAGTTAATCACACAAATctgttatttgtttacatttgatttTAACGATTTCTTTACTATAAAATTTATAAGGActgaaaaagaagagaaagctaTATGAAAACATGTGGGAAAATGTGGTGGCGAAATAATTGAAAACAtagaaaaacttaaaataaaaacgcAAAGAAGATTGGATCACTgggagagatttttaaaaaagtaataaaaatgtaaaggacgccatattgaaagatgGCTGTTGTCAACTAAAGAATAAACTTAATCATGTGGttgaaagggaaataactttaaaGTATTTGATTCTACAGTCGCTGACAAGAGCACACACACAATGTATATGGTTcgttcacacacacatatattagTCTGTGAGTATATCAGAGACTTCCTTTAACAATATAAccttattctgtacaccagattctccaaaaaaatatattagagagagacagatcaggatagaagactaaaaagtatttatactTAAAATACTGAAGCGTAATTTAGAAATACAAAAcccaataaaatacttagaaaaacaaaaagaggcacatttcttattccatgccAGGGACAAATACATATAAGTGCTCCCTAGTGTGATTATAGCCAGGAATTAGATGCCAGAAAACCAaggacttagcagagtttaagtcactcaTTAaaatgcacgactagattgacacatttatacgtaattatcttttctaTTGAACAAACAgaaaggaacagtcttaggtccactactatttttaatttacataaataatttaccaaattgcattagttcaggaacaaaagtcagattatttgcagacaattgcctaatatatagaataataaaaaatagcaCAAGAtgcagaaattttacaaagagaattagatgaattacagaaatgagaATCAAATTGGATCATGTCTtttcacccagaaaaatgtcagttattaagtgtaacaaataaactaaaacaaattaattccacatatcttattcatggtaaaccaataacacagactaaaaatacttaggtgttataataaatgaaaaactgtcatggaatccacatattgatgaaactataaaaaaaaatccaacaaagcgttagggtttattaaaagaaatttctatcaactaagaatataaaactaaaatgttatttaactttggttaggccaataatagaatatgcatcctctgtttggggcccctcaactcaagaaaacattaagacacaaaatagagcagtgcgattcataacaaacgaatattcacatttgactatagTAGCACCtgtagtaaaatcactaaatttagcaAGCCtctaggatagaagactcaaaagtaaagtagcaattatacataaaacaatgagtcataatcttcaaatacaaaaacaaaatttaataaaatactcagaaagacacaaagataaaggcacattcctcgttccgtatgctaggataaatttgtacaaatgcttcttcttccctagtgctattagagcatggaatgggttgcctgagctagccagttaaaccagtgacttagcagaatttaggtcattggttaatatgcatgactgaatgtatGACGTGTtggacgcaatcatcttcttttttgaagtaacgtctgtattatataagataagatttataagataacaCACATATCGGAAATATAGAAattttgttgtattaattttgttaaatttgaGGATGGCAAGTTTTCGTTCGACCAAATGGCGAATTATGAGAATCTTTAATGACCATTCTGTTTTCTTTAATATCGATGGAGATAGCATATTAAGTGATTGAAAAAATGGTATCATTGGGccagtatgtatatatatatgtctatgttaGAGTTGTATTCCTtatcacatacacacatacatacacatatatttatgtaatcttgctattcacgtggagtcacaaataccagacagtatcgatgtagatgatgttatagatgcttttgctgcacagaaagcacgacgtgaggcGATATGAACTGAGATGTGTCACTTGTTCATATCTacccaataaacaacggtattattcattaaatgagtcttaatgatttatttttaaaaaattacttatatACCGTACTCTCCAATTGGaatttagacatatatttattaagtacattatctcatggcatgatgtcgaatgtcaaaatgcagggccccctAAAAAGGTAGACCCCCCCAgcgcccccaaatccctagctacgcctctgagtTTAATAATTAACAAACCAATTAATAAAACATTAGTACGGAGGTAAATAATTGAGTAATCAGTTTAAAAACCTGCCAAGAGTATCAATTTATATTGGACTTTCTTACAAATTTCTTTCACCTGCTAAAGTTGgctaattatgttgtttttttttaaattttaaacacatGTCGGAAATATGGAGATTTTGTTGTATTAACTTTGTTAAAATTGAAGATGACTAGTAGTTTTCTTTTGAGCAAATGGCGAATTATGAGAATCTTAAATAACCATTCTGATTTCTTTAATATCGATGGAGATTGCATATTAAATGATCGAACATTTGGTCTATGTGGTGAGGTACCAGTTAACTTGAAGGTATATACTACTTAAAACAAAGATATACTTAGATGTTGATGTCAGTGGAAAGCTAGTCTATAGCATGTAGAGTGGAGGGGAGGTGCTGTTTTTCTCTGTTGAACAGGTTCCTCATGGTGTGAGTCTGCTGACTTGAAATGTTTCTGTTCGTAGTTGCAAGTACTCTCACACAACAGAACACATGAAATAAGTTAGAAATATAACATtatattcaaacaataaatgCACAGTCCATGTTGTCAGCTAAAGAAAACACATCATTTCCTAAGCGTTACTACAATGGGTCTCTCTCGTCCATTAGTCTGTCTCTAATCTATAtccattctaattttttaaggCACTGTCGCGTCGCTAAGGAAATCCCCAATTAAACTTCTACGCGTCTTACTATTGTCATTAACTCAAATGAAAAATGTGCCTCTAATTCTCctactctctccctctctctctctctctctctctaattcaaaagaaaggaaaataaacacaaataatAACCAAATAAACAGCTATCAATCTAACACGTATCTTCCTGTAACATATCAATCTAACACGTATCTTCCTGTAACATATCAATCTAACACGTATCTTCCTGTAACATATCAATCTAACACGTATCTTCCTGTAACATATCAATCTAACACGTATCTTCCTGTAACATATCAATCTAACACGTATCTTCCTGTAACATATCAATCTAACACGTATCTTCCTGTAACATATCAATCTAACACGTATCTTCCTGTAACATATCAATCTAACACGTATCTTCCTGTAACATATCAATCTAACACGTATCTTCCTGTAACATATCAATCTAACACGTATCTTCCTGTAACATATCAATCTAACACGTATCTTCCTGTAACATATCAATCTAACACGTATCTTCCTGTAACATATCAATCTAACACGTATCTTCCTGTAACATATCAAGCTAACACGTATCTTCTAGTACAGTGGTCTTCAAACTTTTTTGCCTAACgcccccttttcgtattttttcttttaaaaaatctgccagctccccccctctaagaaaaacagttataaagaagcgtgaaaaggcaaatttgaacaaaatgtcatttatttataaatgtttatgctgtcaataacacgtATCTCGCATGggagacgaacgcatgccaaaggcgatcttctacAGAGGTGCCTCCCGTAAGCGCTAAAAAGATctactcaggcgccatttcgccctcactggcatagaggaaagtacctgactgcattctctggcagcaaatggcctctgagagagactgttggagagctctTTCATAAGCTGCTCGACAAAcatttgagaataaaaaaaagccattattgaagacaggcgcaaaagacggaagaaaaaataaataaatagaccgccagcagatgacggctttgtctgcacaacATTCgagaaaatatgcaggtcgcaactgggtttgtgtagttatgtgaaacattGCACTCagccttaatctttggaatcgaagacattgccaataTCATCATTATActaaaattatgtcaaataattttcaatgattacacacaaaaaataaatctcattgtcatgactttctttcaaatcctaagaataggtccattttaaattattttatattaggGCCTAgagtttttaggtttaattgtaaatttatttttatttttaatataaacattattattactgaattcacttcaaaataaaattaaactaatgggaaacttgtgcctcctgcagtctgacaatattagaagtTAGCTAAAGCAAGGCGAAGAtctcctctagtggctacacccagtctttgcttattcattaagtttgttacccactaaatctaggttaaccatgtatgttgatggaaaagctaaaacataattctattttcgaccacagttttgaaattttatttcctttgtgcctcctatgttaacattctttttactgaaaacataattttgtgtattcagtaacagatgtttaataagtctgatttatatatatatatatatttatttacatcctaGAAGCGAATCGTCATTTCTTCATAGAGTATTGTTATGTAAATTGCATAGAAATCGGTGTCCTTCGGCAgcaattcatttgtcaacaaacaagttatgtgaggttgtaaaatatatttaatatctaaataaaagaaaaaaaatgatataatcaatgaaaatcaatttcttTCCTAACAGTCGGAAgttggtttcattcatttgcgtTAGATGCCTACGAAGTCAAAcattttttagcctgctttaatgAATCTTCCTATTTCTCAAAACAATAAttcaaaaattgtatttaagagcttaacGAAATGAGCAATAACAAACCCCTTTCAAAATACAGCGCACTTCcgtttacaacaagagtctaacatctttttcacaaaactgttgataGGTGAGCCTATTTTCGGTACaggttttcattttatttacaatttttataattagattcaaatcaaCTAAACTTTTATTAAGGTGTTGCCTGTGTATCATAACGCACAAGGTTAATAATGAATAGATCTGTTCTCCATTCTATGTTACTTATAATGAAGCCATTGTTgtgtccaaccactgatggacACTAGATACCCTCCGATTACAGCAAAAGAGTAGGAATTTAAACATTTCTAACGttatttttgttctttaattagaagcaagctaactATAATTTGACTATATTTAGTTTgccagctttaatgttgaaaatttgttttgtttcagttcacctttagtttcttctttcccccTTCATGCCCAGCTGCCCAGCGCCCCCTACAGCACCTTTGGCCcccagcgccccccaaaatcaCGAAAACGCAACCCCAGTGGGCGATAGCGcacccgttgaagaccactgttCTAGTAAAATATCAATCTAACACGTATCTTCTAGTAACATCAATTTAACACGTATCTTCTAGTAACATCAATTTAACACGTACATTCTAGCAACATATCAATTTAACACGTACATTCTAGTAACATCAATTTAACACGTACATTCTAGTAACATATCAATTTAACACGTATCTTCTAGTAACATCAATTTAACACACGTACCTTCTAGTAACATCAATTTAACACGTACCTTCTAGTAACATCAATTTAACACGTACATTCTAGTAACATCAATTTAACACGTACATTCTAGTAACATCAATTTAACACGTACCTTCTAGTAACATCAATTTAACACGTACATTCTAGTAACATATCAATTTAACACGTATCTTCAAGTAAAATATCAATCTATCAAATATCTTGTAGTAACATATCAATTTAACACGTATCTTCAAGTAAAATATCAATCTACCACATATTTTCTAGTTGCATATCAATCTACCACTTATCTTCTAGTAACATATCAATCTACCACTTATCTTCTAGTAACATCAATCTACCACTTATCTTCTAGTAACATATCAATCTACCACTTATCTTCTAGTAACATATCAATGTAACACGTATCTTACAGTAACATCATAATATCACTTTTCTGCCATTAACATCTCAAACTATCAAATATCTTCCAGTAACATTTAAAACTATCACGTATCCTGCAGTAACATATCCAACTTATATGTATCTTACATCGCCTAtacgtaaaaataaaattggttaaCTGTCAAACATTATCTGTCCAAACCCAATCAACAGACTTCAAAAAGTGCTGGCCACGTCAGAAAAGCTGGAGGAAGATCTCATCGCTAAGCAGATCCAGCTACGTCAAGAGTCCAGTGACCTCAGTGAGGACTTTATTTGCTGCTATCTGAAGAAGATACGAGAGAACGGCAAGAAACAGGACTCGGCAATCAATGGTAAGACCATAGTGTTAGTTTTaatttaagcatttaaaaggtTCTTTCCCTGAAAACCAGAGCCGACCCAATTACTCAATTAAATTACTTACTTAATAAATGTCATAGAAATGTGTCTAAATGAAGCCTAAAGGAAGTCTAACGGAAGACACAGTCTTGGAGAGTGTGAGAAATCAGTTCATGCTTtactttgtatatatatatatatatatatagttcgtccatcgtggttcgatgatgaccactttgtcatccagggggctgagggttttgcactggggttttatgcctcctcatgtggctggtgagacctatgtgagcccggaatgttcggacgcacactgggcaggttattccagctggagctagtgtcgtttgccttgcttttcttctctggcgtttttcttctgccagcgttgtttttgtttttttttactttgtacttTCGTTATCACCTTAGTTTATACGCTGCTTAGGAATGTAgtacattgcattttattttacagttgttgttttttcaactaTGTTTTAGTCTTCTATGTATTTGTGATACTTTTCTTTCAAAATTGTCTTTCCTTTAGTGTTACTAATATGCTTTGCGATCTGATTAACTggggacaatggttatgcttgccctggatatggcaaaatatgtaggtcacagctgggactgttcagccacgggaaatactgcattcctcactgatcttcggactcgaagactagccttattattatattttctaaACTGGCGCATAAGATATTGTTAAAAAGTTGCCTCACAAATGACTATTTgagtaaaatagaaaaattaaaagaacatggtagttaaagaaacagagaaagaataGAAAGGCCAGGTTGAAGCTATTGTGATCTAGATCTGAATCGAAGTAACTACCTTACACGGAATGTACAGgctagtgttgtttttttgttagaagTTGTAACATGTTCATAATTAAAGTGTTCTTTAAGCTGTACTCTGTGGTGTGCGCTTGTGGTGTTTCTTATCTTAAAGTATTGGACATACTGAAGATATAAAACTAAACCATGTCAAACGGAAGATTTGAGACAATGGAATTCTGAAAATGTGctaaaaggtgaaaaaaaaaaacgtatcttgtaactaaaaaaaaacccagacttCCTTGactctgtacaccagatacactacAAAAGAAGCTAGCTAATAAGGTAACGCCCCTACTAGCCTCCATGTATGAACATCTTTTATTGCGCATCGAATACAGTATTGAATAAAATGTTTCCAAAACAGCCCGCTCTTAAAGTCACTAGGACGACCATGACTTCAGCCACATGTCTACTTCACAGAAGAGAATCTGGTGATGGTAGTGTCCAACTTGTTTGCAGCTGGCACTGAGACCACGTGCACCACTCTGTGTTGGGCTCTGCTCTATCTCCTGCACCACCCAGATGTCTACGCCAAATGCTACCGGGACATAGTCTCGCATTTGGGCACCGAGACGAGGCCGAGGGCCAAAGATCAGCACTACCTGAAATATATTTCAGCCACCATCATGGAAGTCCAGAGGATAAGCAGCATCGCACCTTTTAGCCTCTATCATTCAGGTAATAGGGATAGTCAATTTATGGCAATGTAACGTCCTTTTAGAATGCACCTTTTAGTCTCTATCATTCAGGTAATACGGATAGTCAATTTATGGCAATGTAACGTCCTTTTAGAATGCACCTTTTAGCCTCTATCATTCAGGTAATACGGATAGTCAATTTAGGGCAATGTAACGGCCTTTTAGAATGCACCTTTTAGTCTCTATCATTCAGGTAATACGGATAGTCAATTTATGGCAATGTAACGGCCTTTTAGAATGCACCTTTTAGTCTCTATCATTCAGGTAATAGAGATAGGCAAATTATGGCAATGCAAAGGCCTTTTAGAATGCACCTTTTAGCCTCTATCATTCAGGTAATACGGATAGTCAATTTATGGCAATGTAACGGCCTTTTAGAATTCACCTTTCAGTCTCTATCATTCAGGTAATACGGATAGTCAAATTAGGGCAATGCAAAGGCCTTTTAGAagcgatttttttaaatttctctttTTCACGAGTGGAACCTAGGTaggtggacacggatctcgaaaacggctctaacgattttcctaaaaatgtaatagtttatttatatctttaggcctactagctaattggccacactgggaaaactctggtttgaccgttttgatttttttaaaaatagtaatctaataattaaatttggtctcAAGTTCAAAATATtctatatcttgaacacacATACGTCCGCGGGTATTGCCGCATTTATTCATGAGTAAAGAGTTCAATCAATAAATAGACTTTCACTTGGGGCACAGTCCTctaagtgtgagtgtgtgtgggtgtgtgtgtgttgttgaaATGTGGCGAAGCCTGTGGGGAATGCTAATGTAGTCTAAAGAGAATCGCAACTAACCATTAATCAACCGAAGCTGAAATACAATTTGGTGGTTAGGGATGCTGACGTTTGTTCCACAGAAAGTTACGTTTGACTTGATATGTCCCTCGGAGCTAGGAACCTTTACGTTTGACTTGATATGTCCCTGGGAGCTAGGAACCTTGACGTTTGACTTGATATGTCCCTGGGAGCTAGGAACCTTTACGCTTGACTTGATATGTCCCTCGGAGCTAGGAACCTTTACGTTTGACTTGATATGTCCCTGGGAGCTAGGAACTTTTACGTTTGACTTGATATGTCCCTGGGAGCTAGGAACCTTACTTATCAATGCGTTCcacaataaagatt includes:
- the LOC106057592 gene encoding cytochrome P450 2C31-like isoform X1, translated to MLEDFVLNPSTAIILISSAALLTIYGMTKRSHLPPSPGWSLPVIGHLYMMESNPRKQFLDWGKRLGPLVSLKMGSHLAVVLYGYDTIKEAFVKHADVFSNRPKTFITQILGKDKGFVTSTNQWKKQRKVGSEILRHLGLGSNVMEEKVQEGITELIDQLDKSQCALINPRRLISLSISRIITTLVFGQDFRYKDEQMAECASLIGDQVSLLEGAAVLNFLPFLRHLPGDIFKLQKVLATSEKLEEDLIAKQIQLRQESSDLSEDFICCYLKKIRENGKKQDSAINEENLVMVVSNLFAAGTETTCTTLCWALLYLLHHPDVYAKCYRDIVSHLGTETRPRAKDQHYLKYISATIMEVQRISSIAPFSLYHSASRDIMFKDYLIPKGTIIIPSLDSVLLSEEVWGDPRSFRPERFLDAAGQELIDKEEFIPFSIGNRACLGKALAKMELFLFLTSLVQRYTISVPQGASLPSLKDRFGLSCSPLPFEICFVPRNSSSQPAQESS
- the LOC106057592 gene encoding cytochrome P450 2U1-like isoform X2, encoding MLEDFVLNPSTAIILISSAALLTIYGMTKRSHLPPSPGWSLPVIGHLYMMESNPRKQFLDWGKRLGPLVSLKMGSHLAVVLYGYDTIKEAFVKHADVFSNRPKTFITQILGKDKGFVTSTNQWKKQRKVGSEILRHLGLGSNVMEEKVQEGITELIDQLDKSQCALINPRRLISLSISRIITTLVFGQDFRYKDEQMAECASLIGDQVSLLEGAAVLNFLPFLRHLPGDIFKLQKVLATSEKLEEDLIAKQIQLRQESSDLSEDFICCYLKKIRENGKKQDSAINASRDIMFKDYLIPKGTIIIPSLDSVLLSEEVWGDPRSFRPERFLDAAGQELIDKEEFIPFSIGNRACLGKALAKMELFLFLTSLVQRYTISVPQGASLPSLKDRFGLSCSPLPFEICFVPRNSSSQPAQESS